The genome window CGCCTTTGGATTGTGTCCAGGGAATCATGGCTTGCGCCTGGGCAAAATGGGCGTAACCGCCAAAGATCCAGTAAACGCCTGTGATGATCCGTCCAATCAGAAATACGATTTCCATTTTCGTTCTCTCCTTTGAGTCTGTGTTTTTAAAGTTTTACAGTAAGCGCAGTGGTCATGAGATGGGTAAATTATTCCTTATGTCGCTGCCTCCAATTTGCCATGATTATTTTTTGAGTTCGTTCTCGATTTGCTGTAACGCTTGCAGGAAGGCCTCATACGGCTGGGCGCCGACGATGGCGTAACGGTCGTTCAAAACATAAGTCGGCACGCCGGTCACGCCGATCTGAGACGCCTGGTTCACTTCCGACTGGACGGCGGCGGTGTATGTTCCCGCTCCCACCAGCCTTTGCATCTCTTCCGCGTCCAGCCCGGCTTCTTCGGCGGCGGCGCGCAGGACTTCCCATTTGCCGATGTCCTGTCCCCGGCCGTAGAACTTGTCGAAAACGATGCGGTGGAACTCAAGCCCATTTCCGCGCTGGAGGGCGTATTCCGTGGCTTCGTGCGCCAGCCGCGTGTTCGGGATATGGGTTGGGAAGACCATCTCCAGCCCGGCGGCGTTTGCCATTTGCTTCAAACGCGCGTTGGATTGGGCGGCGCGGGCTTTCACATATTCAGGCAGTTCCATGCCCTCCGGCGGCGTATCGGGGCGCAAATAAAACGGGCGCCACTCGACCTGCGCGTTGTGCTTTTCAATTAGCGTTGCGACCACACCCTGGCCGACATAACACCACGGTCAGACGTAGTCGGAAAAAATTGTGAGTTTGATTTGATCCATTTTTCTTTCCTTTACTTTTTACGATTTGGGGCGCAAAATCACCATCGGAATTTCGCGCTGAGTGCGCTTCTGGTAGCCTTCAAAGGCGGGGGCTTTCTCAACCAGTTGCGCCCACAACCGTTCTTTCTCCTCCGAATCCGCCTGTTTTGTTGTCACCAAACTCATAACGCCGCCAATTTCGATTGTTGCTTGCGGGCTGTTTTTCAGATTGAGCCACCAAGCCGGGGGCATTTCCCCTCCGTTGTTGGAGGCAGTAATAATGTAGTTGGGACTCTCACTGAGGTACATTACCGGCACAGTATGTTTCTTCCCAGTCTTACGTCCAGTGGTGGTAAGCAGAAGCACCGGCATTGCTCCAAGACGACCGCCCACTTTTCCGCCGGTTCGACGGTACAGAAAAACGTAGATCGTCATAACCAATCTCATCAGCCATTTGCCAAACATGCAATTCCTCTATTCTTTCAAGTCAGGCGCTTTGTAGATGCGCGTCAAAAAACGCCAGGGTGCGCTTCCAGGCATCAGCGGCGGCTTCGGCGTTGTAGGCGGGACCCGTTTCATTGAAAAAGGAGTGGCGTACATTCGGATAGATTTTGATGTCGCGGGCCACCTGATGCGCTTCGAGCCGCTCTTCCAACTGGCGGGCAGCGCTGGCGGTGAAATCCTTTTCAGGGTAACTACCGACAATCGGACAGGATCCAGCCAGGGCGTCGAGCGGACGCGGGTTTGTCCATAAAAGACCGAGGCGGCGCGCAGATCTTTATCCACGCAAGCCAGTTGCAGGGCGTAACTTCCGCCCATGCAGAAACCGATCGCGCCCACGCGCTTCGCTTGGACCTCGGGCCGGTTTCGTAAAACATCCAGTGCGGCGCGCAACTCGCCGACCACGCCGTTGCTCAGCGGGCGGACGAGGATGCCGTGGAAGATGCGCGTCATGCAGGCGACGCGGCTGCCGGCGCTGAATAAATCCACTGCCAGCGCGGCGTAGCCTTCATTGGCGAAACGCCGGGCAATATCGCGGATATTTTCGTTCAGCCCAAAGATTTCGTGGATGACAACCACGCCGGGGAAAGGACCTGCGCCTGCGGGCTTCGCCAGGTAGGCGTCCAGGGTTCCGCCTTGCGGGCGGGGAACCGTCAGGGTTTCAGTGAGCGGGTCAATGTTCATTTCAATATGTCCACGATCTCCTGCACAGTGGCGGCTTGCAGACTTTCGGCATACCAGGTTTCCATCTCGATCTTCAGACCAGTGTAGATGTGAGCGAGGCGGGTCTTGCGTTTTTCTTTGCTCAGGCTGGCATCCTGTTGAATGGCTTGTGTCTCTGGATGTTCTTCTTTCCAGCGTTTGATGCGCTCATTGGCGGCTTTGGGGCGCTCGACCCACGTCCCGATCAGTTGAAAGGCTTCATCCAGAACGGCGAAGACGGGGATGGCGGCGATGCCGCCTGCGGCGAACCAGGCTTGCAGCTCGGGCCAGCGTGAGCGAATGAAGACGCGCGTTTCCATGGCGGGAGCTGCCTCCGTCAGGCGCGCCAGGATCGGCAGATTCATCAGGCAATCGGTGCACCAATCCTCGGTCATCACCAGAACGCGGAGGGGGCGCTGAAGCGCGGCCGCGGCCGCGCGTTCCTCTTCGCTGAGTTGGACGGTCTCAAGGCGGCGCATCATTATGTCTTGATCTACACTCATCTGCGCAACGAAATCAGGCAGGGTAAGACCCTGCTTCCAGCGTGAGGCATTCATGGGCAGCGCAGTTCGAGGAGAAGAGGCAGGTTGGTCTGTCATAAGCAGTCAATCCGCGCTGGCAAGATCAACCGCCGAATTCGACTGCGCGGCGTCCGGCTCGCCTCCTTCAGAGGCGGCGCCGCGGCGCGCGAAGTCGGTCAATTTGCGCCGCGGGGCGAAGAAGATGGCGACCAGTCCCAACAGGGCGGCAATGAAGGCAATGGTGAAGACCAGATTGATGGAATTTGCCATTGCCAGGCGCGCGCTTTCCGCGATCGCCAGTTGCGAGCCGGGAGCGGGATTGAGCAGTTGTTGAATGATGCTCACGTCCTGCCCTGCCGCGCGCAGGTCAGAGGTCAGGCGAAGAGCGAGCGCCGCGCCCATCACGCTTACGCCGAGCGTCCCGCCGATCGTGCGGCTGAACTGAACCGTGGCGGTGGCCGCGCCGAGGTGACGGCGTTCCACACTGGACTGGACGGCAATCAGGAGGGACGGGATCGAAAATCCCATACCGATGCCCATCAGGGCGACGAAGACCATCAACAGGGTTTGGCTGACGGTGACGCTCGCTTGCGACATGAGGAAGGTCCCCAGACTAAGCGACGTCATGCCAATCAATCCCAGCCTCCAATAACCGACTTTCAACATCAGGCGCGCGCCAATGATGCTTGCCGTCACCCAGCCGAGGAGCATGGGGGTGATCGTAACGCCGGCCTGCGTAGCGCTGGTTCCCAATACAGATTGCACAAACAATGGGATAAAGGATGTGCTGCCGAACATCGCCCAGCCTGCCAGCAGGCCGTGTACCACCGCAACCGAGAACAGGCGGTCGCGGAAGAGATTCAGCGGCAGAAGCGGATCCACGGCGCGGCGTTCCACCCATAGCAGAACCGCGAAGAGAACCACCGCCAGACTGATCAGTGCCCAACTGCCCGGCGTTCCCAACTCCATGAGTCCGAAGAGAAGCGCAACCACGCCGGCCGTCAAAAGACCCGCGCCGGCGTAATCCACCACAGGGGTTTCGTGATGTTGAACCTGGTCTCGCCAGGCGAGCGCCACCAGCGTTGCGGC of Anaerolineales bacterium contains these proteins:
- a CDS encoding nitroreductase family deazaflavin-dependent oxidoreductase; its protein translation is MTIYVFLYRRTGGKVGGRLGAMPVLLLTTTGRKTGKKHTVPVMYLSESPNYIITASNNGGEMPPAWWLNLKNSPQATIEIGGVMSLVTTKQADSEEKERLWAQLVEKAPAFEGYQKRTQREIPMVILRPKS
- a CDS encoding dienelactone hydrolase family protein; this encodes MNIDPLTETLTVPRPQGGTLDAYLAKPAGAGPFPGVVVIHEIFGLNENIRDIARRFANEGYAALAVDLFSAGSRVACMTRIFHGILVRPLSNGVVGELRAALDVLRNRPEVQAKRVGAIGFCMGGSYALQLACVDKDLRAASVFYGQTRVRSTPWLDPVRLSVVTLKRISPPALPASWKSGSKRIRWPATSKSIRMYATPFSMKRVPPTTPKPPLMPGSAPWRFLTRIYKAPDLKE
- a CDS encoding thioredoxin family protein; the protein is MTDQPASSPRTALPMNASRWKQGLTLPDFVAQMSVDQDIMMRRLETVQLSEEERAAAAALQRPLRVLVMTEDWCTDCLMNLPILARLTEAAPAMETRVFIRSRWPELQAWFAAGGIAAIPVFAVLDEAFQLIGTWVERPKAANERIKRWKEEHPETQAIQQDASLSKEKRKTRLAHIYTGLKIEMETWYAESLQAATVQEIVDILK
- a CDS encoding MDR family MFS transporter; protein product: MSRKRIIIVTLGVMLSLFMASMESTVIATAMPTIIGQLGGLEHYSWVFAAFMLASTATVPLYGKLSDLFGRRRLYLFAMGLFLLGSALSGLANNMTQLIIFRAIQGLGAGGIQPLAFIMIGEMFSLQQRARMQGLFSGVWGVSSIIGPLLGGFLVDQLSWRWVFYVNVIPGLLAATLVALAWRDQVQHHETPVVDYAGAGLLTAGVVALLFGLMELGTPGSWALISLAVVLFAVLLWVERRAVDPLLPLNLFRDRLFSVAVVHGLLAGWAMFGSTSFIPLFVQSVLGTSATQAGVTITPMLLGWVTASIIGARLMLKVGYWRLGLIGMTSLSLGTFLMSQASVTVSQTLLMVFVALMGIGMGFSIPSLLIAVQSSVERRHLGAATATVQFSRTIGGTLGVSVMGAALALRLTSDLRAAGQDVSIIQQLLNPAPGSQLAIAESARLAMANSINLVFTIAFIAALLGLVAIFFAPRRKLTDFARRGAASEGGEPDAAQSNSAVDLASAD